A window from Dromaius novaehollandiae isolate bDroNov1 chromosome 1, bDroNov1.hap1, whole genome shotgun sequence encodes these proteins:
- the CXADR gene encoding coxsackievirus and adenovirus receptor isoform X3 produces MKVPPVARVPWGRAACPCPGLTRSLSITSADQSMFEKAQGEKVTLPCTFVLSDEDEGPLDIEWVLIPADNQKKEQIIIMYAVDRIYNHYYAAMTGRMQFTNPDPRSGDGSLDILNLKSADTGTYQCKVKKAPGVQSQKLQLTVLVKPARTKCSIEGSQEIGNDIILKCASQEGSPLLSYAWRRVAGTQELPATSMLNKNTGELLLKNASQDYSGTYTCVASNRVGTDECFVELNVTPPINTAGIIAGAIVGTLLGLFLLAFLVFCCCKKRREKKYEKEVHHDIREDVPPPKSRSSTARSYIGSNRSSLGSMSPSNMEGYTKTPYSQVPSEDFERTTGQNPNFAPSKYDIAHKIGDITVV; encoded by the exons GTCTAACAAGAAGCTTAAGTATAACTTCAGCTGACCAGTCAATGTTCGAAAAAGCTCAAGGAGAGAAGGTTACGCTGCCATGTACTTTTGTACTCTCAGATGAGGATGAAGGCCCACTAGATATCGAATGGGTCTTGATACCAGCAGATAATCAAAAGAAGGAACAAATA atAATTATGTATGCTGTAGACAGGATTTACAATCATTATTATGCTGCCATGACTGGACGGATGCAGTTTACTAATCCTGATCCCAGATCTGGTGATGGTTCATTGGATATCCTGAATTTAAAAtcagcagacactggcacatacCAGTGTAAAGTGAAGAAGGCTCCTGGAGTTCAAAGCCAAAAACTACAATTGACTGTACTTG TAAAGCCAGCAAGGACTAAATGCTCCATTGAAGGATCGCAGGAGATTGGAAATGACATTATCTTGAAATGTGCATCACAAGAAGGATCCCCACTTTTATCTTATGCCTGGAGAAGAGTAGCTGGCACACAAGAACTTCCTGCCACTTCTATGCTGA ATAAGAATACAGGGGAACTTCTCTTGAAAAATGCCTCTCAAGACTATTCTGGTACATACACTTGTGTTGCCTCAAACAGAGTTGGCACGGATGAATGTTTTGTTGAGCTGAATGTCACCCCTC CTATAAATACAGCTGGTATAATTGCTGGAGCTATTGTAGGAACTCTGCTGGGTCTCTTTTTACTGGCTTTTCTCGTCTTCTGTTGCTGTAAGAAACGTAGAGAGAAGAAATATGAGAAAGAAGTACATCATGATATTAG aGAAGATGTTCCACCTCCAAAGAGTCGCAGTTCAACAGCCCGCAGCTACATAGGCAGCAATCGTTCTTCTCTGGGTTCAATGTCTCCCTCCAATATGGAAGGATATACCAAAACTCCGTATAGCCAAGTCCCAAGTGAAGACTTTGAACGTACTACTGGTCAAAATCCAAACTTTGCACCTTCAAAG tatGACATCGCACACAAGATTGGTGACATAACAGTGGTATAA
- the CXADR gene encoding coxsackievirus and adenovirus receptor isoform X1, with product MKVPPVARVPWGRAACPCPGLTRSLSITSADQSMFEKAQGEKVTLPCTFVLSDEDEGPLDIEWVLIPADNQKKEQIIIMYAVDRIYNHYYAAMTGRMQFTNPDPRSGDGSLDILNLKSADTGTYQCKVKKAPGVQSQKLQLTVLVKPARTKCSIEGSQEIGNDIILKCASQEGSPLLSYAWRRVAGTQELPATSMLNKNTGELLLKNASQDYSGTYTCVASNRVGTDECFVELNVTPPINTAGIIAGAIVGTLLGLFLLAFLVFCCCKKRREKKYEKEVHHDIREDVPPPKSRSSTARSYIGSNRSSLGSMSPSNMEGYTKTPYSQVPSEDFERTTGQNPNFAPSKVAAPNLSRMGAVPVMIPAQSKDGSIV from the exons GTCTAACAAGAAGCTTAAGTATAACTTCAGCTGACCAGTCAATGTTCGAAAAAGCTCAAGGAGAGAAGGTTACGCTGCCATGTACTTTTGTACTCTCAGATGAGGATGAAGGCCCACTAGATATCGAATGGGTCTTGATACCAGCAGATAATCAAAAGAAGGAACAAATA atAATTATGTATGCTGTAGACAGGATTTACAATCATTATTATGCTGCCATGACTGGACGGATGCAGTTTACTAATCCTGATCCCAGATCTGGTGATGGTTCATTGGATATCCTGAATTTAAAAtcagcagacactggcacatacCAGTGTAAAGTGAAGAAGGCTCCTGGAGTTCAAAGCCAAAAACTACAATTGACTGTACTTG TAAAGCCAGCAAGGACTAAATGCTCCATTGAAGGATCGCAGGAGATTGGAAATGACATTATCTTGAAATGTGCATCACAAGAAGGATCCCCACTTTTATCTTATGCCTGGAGAAGAGTAGCTGGCACACAAGAACTTCCTGCCACTTCTATGCTGA ATAAGAATACAGGGGAACTTCTCTTGAAAAATGCCTCTCAAGACTATTCTGGTACATACACTTGTGTTGCCTCAAACAGAGTTGGCACGGATGAATGTTTTGTTGAGCTGAATGTCACCCCTC CTATAAATACAGCTGGTATAATTGCTGGAGCTATTGTAGGAACTCTGCTGGGTCTCTTTTTACTGGCTTTTCTCGTCTTCTGTTGCTGTAAGAAACGTAGAGAGAAGAAATATGAGAAAGAAGTACATCATGATATTAG aGAAGATGTTCCACCTCCAAAGAGTCGCAGTTCAACAGCCCGCAGCTACATAGGCAGCAATCGTTCTTCTCTGGGTTCAATGTCTCCCTCCAATATGGAAGGATATACCAAAACTCCGTATAGCCAAGTCCCAAGTGAAGACTTTGAACGTACTACTGGTCAAAATCCAAACTTTGCACCTTCAAAGGTAGCTGCACCTAATTTAAGTAGAATGGGAGCTGTCCCTGTGATGATTCCAGCACAAAGCAAAGATGGGTCTATAGTATAA
- the CXADR gene encoding coxsackievirus and adenovirus receptor isoform X2, with product MEPPLLALVLLCCAGLTRSLSITSADQSMFEKAQGEKVTLPCTFVLSDEDEGPLDIEWVLIPADNQKKEQIIIMYAVDRIYNHYYAAMTGRMQFTNPDPRSGDGSLDILNLKSADTGTYQCKVKKAPGVQSQKLQLTVLVKPARTKCSIEGSQEIGNDIILKCASQEGSPLLSYAWRRVAGTQELPATSMLNKNTGELLLKNASQDYSGTYTCVASNRVGTDECFVELNVTPPINTAGIIAGAIVGTLLGLFLLAFLVFCCCKKRREKKYEKEVHHDIREDVPPPKSRSSTARSYIGSNRSSLGSMSPSNMEGYTKTPYSQVPSEDFERTTGQNPNFAPSKVAAPNLSRMGAVPVMIPAQSKDGSIV from the exons GTCTAACAAGAAGCTTAAGTATAACTTCAGCTGACCAGTCAATGTTCGAAAAAGCTCAAGGAGAGAAGGTTACGCTGCCATGTACTTTTGTACTCTCAGATGAGGATGAAGGCCCACTAGATATCGAATGGGTCTTGATACCAGCAGATAATCAAAAGAAGGAACAAATA atAATTATGTATGCTGTAGACAGGATTTACAATCATTATTATGCTGCCATGACTGGACGGATGCAGTTTACTAATCCTGATCCCAGATCTGGTGATGGTTCATTGGATATCCTGAATTTAAAAtcagcagacactggcacatacCAGTGTAAAGTGAAGAAGGCTCCTGGAGTTCAAAGCCAAAAACTACAATTGACTGTACTTG TAAAGCCAGCAAGGACTAAATGCTCCATTGAAGGATCGCAGGAGATTGGAAATGACATTATCTTGAAATGTGCATCACAAGAAGGATCCCCACTTTTATCTTATGCCTGGAGAAGAGTAGCTGGCACACAAGAACTTCCTGCCACTTCTATGCTGA ATAAGAATACAGGGGAACTTCTCTTGAAAAATGCCTCTCAAGACTATTCTGGTACATACACTTGTGTTGCCTCAAACAGAGTTGGCACGGATGAATGTTTTGTTGAGCTGAATGTCACCCCTC CTATAAATACAGCTGGTATAATTGCTGGAGCTATTGTAGGAACTCTGCTGGGTCTCTTTTTACTGGCTTTTCTCGTCTTCTGTTGCTGTAAGAAACGTAGAGAGAAGAAATATGAGAAAGAAGTACATCATGATATTAG aGAAGATGTTCCACCTCCAAAGAGTCGCAGTTCAACAGCCCGCAGCTACATAGGCAGCAATCGTTCTTCTCTGGGTTCAATGTCTCCCTCCAATATGGAAGGATATACCAAAACTCCGTATAGCCAAGTCCCAAGTGAAGACTTTGAACGTACTACTGGTCAAAATCCAAACTTTGCACCTTCAAAGGTAGCTGCACCTAATTTAAGTAGAATGGGAGCTGTCCCTGTGATGATTCCAGCACAAAGCAAAGATGGGTCTATAGTATAA